Proteins encoded in a region of the Carassius carassius chromosome 49, fCarCar2.1, whole genome shotgun sequence genome:
- the cetn3 gene encoding centrin-3: MSLSLRTDLTADKNKRKKRKELTEEQKDEIKEAFELFDTDKDKEIDYHELKVAMRALGFEVKKVDVLKILKDYDREGTGKITFEDFKEVVTDMILERDPREEILKAFKLFDDDETGKINLRNLRRVARELGEDMTDEDLRAMIDEFDTDGDGEINQEEFISIMTGDS, encoded by the exons ATGAGCCTATCTCTAAG GACTGACCTAACTGCTGATAAGAATAAGAGGAAGAAAAGGAAAGAACTTACTGAGGAGCAGAAGGATGAAATCAAGGAGGCGTTTGAGCTCTTCGACACAGACAAGGATAAAGAAATAGATTATCACGAGTTAAAG GTGGCAATGAGAGCTCTGGGTTTTGAGGTGAAGAAAGTAGATGTGTTGAAGATCCTAAAGGACTATGACAGAGAAGGAACTGGGAAAATAACTTTCGAAGATTTCAAAGAAGTGG TGACAGACATGATTTTGGAGCGAGACCCAAGAGAGGAGATTCTGAAGGCCTTTAAACTTTTCGATGATGATGAAACGGGAAAGATAAACCTGAGAAACCTGCGGCGTGTCGCTCGTGAGCTGGGCGAAGACATGACTGACGAAGACCTGCGAGCCATGATTGATGAATTTGACACCGATGGGGACGGAGAGA TTAATCAAGAGGAGTTCATCTCCATCATGACCGGCGACTCGTGA
- the LOC132132705 gene encoding arrestin domain-containing protein 3-like — protein MVLGKVKNFFVSYDCLNDSNVPVFASGDSVSGRVIVEVTGEIRVKSLNIHAKGLAKVRWTESRNAGSNTAYTQNFTEEVEYLNHKDVLIGHDRDDDSCDEGFTILHSGRHEFPFSFELPQMPLATSFEGKHGSVRYWVKAELHRPWLLPMKTKKEFTVFEHIDINTPLLLSPQAGTKDKTLCCWFCTSGPVSLSAKIERKGYTPGESIQIIAEIENCSSRVVVPKAAIYQTQTFFAKGKVKEIKQLVANLRGDPLPSGKTETWDGKMLKIPPISPSILDCSIIHVEYSLMVYVDIPRAVNLTLNLPLVIGTIPLHSFGSRTSSVSSQCSMAMSWLGLPERPEAPPSYSEIITDEERQNNLELPAVRDEIEGPLYAYIHEFRFQPPPLYSEVDPHPEQVCDSMDRRPDTCPSR, from the exons ATGGTGCTCGGAAAGGTGAAAAACTTCTTTGTCAGCTACGACTGTCTCAATGACAGTAATGTCCCTGTGTTCGCCAGTGGGGACTCCGTCTCTGGTCGGGTGATCGTTGAAGTTACCGGAGAAATCCGCGTGAAATCTTTGAACATTCACGCCAAGGGACTGGCGAAAGTTCGCTGGACCGAGTCACGTAATGCTGGATCCAACACTGCCTACACACAGAATTTCACTGAAGAAGTGGAGTATTTAAACCACAAAGACGTCCTTATTGGACATGATCGAG ATGATGACAGCTGCGATGAAGGCTTCACCATTCTTCACTCAGGGCGCCACGAGTTTCCCTTCAGCTTCGAACTGCCCCAGAT GCCTTTGGCGACATCCTTTGAAGGTAAACATGGTAGTGTGCGGTACTGGGTTAAGGCAGAGCTTCATAGACCATGGCTCCTGCCCATGAAAACCAAGAAGGAGTTCACCGTCTTTGAGCACATTGACATCAACACTCCATTGTTACTG TCTCCTCAGGCTGGCACAAAGGACAAAACCCTTTGCTGTTGGTTCTGCACCTCAGGGCCTGTATCACTAAGTGCCAAAATCGAAAGGAAGGGCTACACTCCAG GAGAGTCTATCCAGATCATCGCAGAGATTGAAAACTGCTCTTCCCGCGTGGTCGTGCCAAAGGCAGCCATCTACCAAACCCAAACCTTCTTTGCCAAAGGGAAGGTCAAGGAGATCAAACAACTCGTAGCTAACCTCCGAGGAGATCCTCTACCATCTGGCAAGACCGAGACTTGGGACGGCAAGATGCTCAAGATCCCACCAATATCGCCTTCCATTTTGGACTGCAGCATCATCCATGTGGAATATTCACTCATG GTGTATGTGGACATCCCTCGAGCTGTCAACTTGACCCTGAACCTGCCCCTGGTGATCGGGACCATTCCTCTCCACTCCTTTGGCAGTCGCACCTCTTCTGTCAGCAGTCAGTGCAGCATGGCTATGAGCTGGTTGGGATTGCCTGAGAGACCTGAAG CTCCACCAAGCTACTCTGAAATCATCACCGATGAGGAGCGACAGAACAACTTGGAGCTCCCAGCTGTGAGGGATGAGATTGAAGGACCACTTTATGCTTACATCCATGAGTTCCGCTTCCAGCCTCCACCCCTGTATTCTGAG GTTGATCCCCATCCTGAGCAGGTGTGCGACTCCATGGACAGGAGACCAGATACCTGTCCATCCCGCTGA
- the LOC132132706 gene encoding nuclear receptor subfamily 2 group F member 1-B-like isoform X2 produces the protein MAMVVSVWRDPEEELAPEGSLDDQSGPGGDHHHHHRVSAAAHSPNTGLPSAEDKGQNSAQNQQHIECVVCGDKSSGKHYGQFTCEGCKSFFKRSVRRNLTYTCRANRSCPVDQHHRNQCQYCRMKKCLKVGMRREAVQRGRMPPNHPNPSHYALTNGDPLNGQCYLSGYISLLLRAEPYPTSRYGNQCMQSGNIMGIENICELAARLLFSAVEWARNIPFFPDLQITDQVSLLRLTWSELFVLNAAQCSMPLHAASLLAAAGLHASPMSADRVVAFMDHIRFFQEQVEKLKALQVDSAEYSCAKAIVLFTSGRCMRPFRRTAHRRTSGEIPVCSGGVCEESVPEPAHTLRQAAAETPRAPDGVLLRHRTAFLRSTGG, from the exons ATGGCCATGGTGGTGAGCGTGTGGAGAGATCCGGAGGAGGAACTTGCACCGGAGGGATCTCTGGATGATCAGAGCGGACCGGGGGGAGACCACCACCATCACCACCGCGTGAGCGCAGCCGCGCACTCTCCAAACACCGGACTGCCTTCCGCGGAGGATAAAGGACAGAACTCGGCGCAGAACCAGCAGCACATTGAATGCGTGGTTTGCGGGGATAAATCCAGTGGGAAGCACTACGGACAGTTCACCTGTGAGGGATGCAAAAGTTTCTTCAAGCGGAGCGTTCGGCGGAACTTAACGTACACGTGCCGTGCCAACAGAAGCTGCCCGGTGGACCAGCACCACAGGAACCAGTGCCAGTACTGCCGCATGAAGAAATGCCTGAAAGTGGGCATGAGACGCGAAG CGGTTCAGCGAGGAAGAATGCCGCCGAACCATCCAAACCCAAGCCATTACGCGCTGACCAATGGAGATCCGCTGAATGGCCAATGCTACCTATCCGGATACATATCTCTCCTGCTTCGGGCCGAGCCATATCCAACCTCTAGATACGGAAACCAGTGCATGCAGTCGGGTAACATCATGGGCATTGAAAACATCTGCGAGCTGGCGGCTCGTTTGCTCTTCAGTGCGGTGGAATGGGCTAGGAACATCCCTTTCTTTCCTGATCTCCAAATCACGGATCAGGTGTCTCTTCTGAGACTCACCTGGAGTGAACTTTTCGTGCTGAACGCTGCGCAGTGCTCCATGCCTCTCCACGCGGCTTCTCTCCTCGCAGCTGCTGGGCTTCACGCGTCCCCGATGTCCGCGGACCGCGTCGTAGCCTTCATGGATCATATCCGATTCTTCCAGGAGCAGGTGGAGAAACTGAAGGCCCTGCAGGTGGACTCCGCCGAATACAGCTGTGCCAAAGCAATAGTGCTATTCACATCAGGTAG ATGCATGCGGCCTTTCAGACGTACCGCACATAGAAGGACTTCAGGAGAAATCCCAGTGTGCTCTGGAGGAGTATGTGAGGAGTCAGTACCCGAACCAGCCCACACGCTTCGGCAAGCTGCTGCTGAGACTCCCCGCGCTCCGGATGGTGTCCTCCTCCGTCATAGAACAGCTTTTCTTCGTTCGACTGGTGGGTAA
- the LOC132132706 gene encoding nuclear receptor subfamily 2 group F member 1-B-like isoform X1 has protein sequence MAMVVSVWRDPEEELAPEGSLDDQSGPGGDHHHHHRVSAAAHSPNTGLPSAEDKGQNSAQNQQHIECVVCGDKSSGKHYGQFTCEGCKSFFKRSVRRNLTYTCRANRSCPVDQHHRNQCQYCRMKKCLKVGMRREAVQRGRMPPNHPNPSHYALTNGDPLNGQCYLSGYISLLLRAEPYPTSRYGNQCMQSGNIMGIENICELAARLLFSAVEWARNIPFFPDLQITDQVSLLRLTWSELFVLNAAQCSMPLHAASLLAAAGLHASPMSADRVVAFMDHIRFFQEQVEKLKALQVDSAEYSCAKAIVLFTSDACGLSDVPHIEGLQEKSQCALEEYVRSQYPNQPTRFGKLLLRLPALRMVSSSVIEQLFFVRLVGKTPIETLIRDMLLSGSSFNWPYMSIQ, from the exons ATGGCCATGGTGGTGAGCGTGTGGAGAGATCCGGAGGAGGAACTTGCACCGGAGGGATCTCTGGATGATCAGAGCGGACCGGGGGGAGACCACCACCATCACCACCGCGTGAGCGCAGCCGCGCACTCTCCAAACACCGGACTGCCTTCCGCGGAGGATAAAGGACAGAACTCGGCGCAGAACCAGCAGCACATTGAATGCGTGGTTTGCGGGGATAAATCCAGTGGGAAGCACTACGGACAGTTCACCTGTGAGGGATGCAAAAGTTTCTTCAAGCGGAGCGTTCGGCGGAACTTAACGTACACGTGCCGTGCCAACAGAAGCTGCCCGGTGGACCAGCACCACAGGAACCAGTGCCAGTACTGCCGCATGAAGAAATGCCTGAAAGTGGGCATGAGACGCGAAG CGGTTCAGCGAGGAAGAATGCCGCCGAACCATCCAAACCCAAGCCATTACGCGCTGACCAATGGAGATCCGCTGAATGGCCAATGCTACCTATCCGGATACATATCTCTCCTGCTTCGGGCCGAGCCATATCCAACCTCTAGATACGGAAACCAGTGCATGCAGTCGGGTAACATCATGGGCATTGAAAACATCTGCGAGCTGGCGGCTCGTTTGCTCTTCAGTGCGGTGGAATGGGCTAGGAACATCCCTTTCTTTCCTGATCTCCAAATCACGGATCAGGTGTCTCTTCTGAGACTCACCTGGAGTGAACTTTTCGTGCTGAACGCTGCGCAGTGCTCCATGCCTCTCCACGCGGCTTCTCTCCTCGCAGCTGCTGGGCTTCACGCGTCCCCGATGTCCGCGGACCGCGTCGTAGCCTTCATGGATCATATCCGATTCTTCCAGGAGCAGGTGGAGAAACTGAAGGCCCTGCAGGTGGACTCCGCCGAATACAGCTGTGCCAAAGCAATAGTGCTATTCACATCAG ATGCATGCGGCCTTTCAGACGTACCGCACATAGAAGGACTTCAGGAGAAATCCCAGTGTGCTCTGGAGGAGTATGTGAGGAGTCAGTACCCGAACCAGCCCACACGCTTCGGCAAGCTGCTGCTGAGACTCCCCGCGCTCCGGATGGTGTCCTCCTCCGTCATAGAACAGCTTTTCTTCGTTCGACTGGTGGGTAAAACGCCCATTGAGACGCTCATCAGGGATATGCTGCTATCTGGGAGCAGTTTCAACTGGCCCTACATGTCCATTCAGTGA